Genomic DNA from Hyperolius riggenbachi isolate aHypRig1 chromosome 10, aHypRig1.pri, whole genome shotgun sequence:
AATTTCCGCATTGCCAGACAAGCCTAAGCTGCACAGTAAGTCCAGCGGATTAGAAAGTTCTCACTGTGTGCTACCTTTTTGAGCCTGTATACTCAGATGGTGAAAACTGGGCTGTTCAGAAGTGTTTTTGCATCTGTTCACATGTGAAATACAATTAGGTTAGTGAATCAAGTGTCCAGTAAGGtgtccagggccgggccaaggcagaggcgatagaggcaccggcctcagggcgcagtgtaggagggtgtgcacaactcactcagctatcattcccctattgtgtatgaaacagagaaaaacaagaaaaaggggatacatggcagtgactgcaagccagataactagagattaaggtgttatgggggttggaggccctggggcacctctatgtctaatagcaatcagtgtgtgacggctggagtgggatggATAGAGGGGCATACATTGGTGtctaagccttgggtgctggaagaccttgtcctggctctggctgTTGCTGATCCAGGGACAGTGTTTGTATTATGATATTGTGCTGTGTAACTGCTTGCTAGGTGCTATGCTTCTTGCAGTGCACCAGCTAGGGGTCCCCAATAGTCTGTCATTTTTTGGATTGGCATTGGCCCTGCTTTACTGATATTTTGTTATTGCATTGCGGTGTGGTAAGTTTTGTAGCAACACAACACCTGTACACAGTGTAGTATGTGGCTGGCTGTGTCACCTTCTATCCCGCTGTCACTGTGCATAAGTGATTGATTGTCACTgatccccacacagcatcaccTGTGTCACCTACCCTTACCGCATGTTTACTGTGGGTGTAATTAGACAGTCAGTGTCTCCTTCAAAATAAAATTAAAGTGTCACGGTCAGACATTTGTGTCACTGAGTGATTATCGTACAATACACACCTTTGTCactgtaatgaatagtgaattatcagctgcggtggataacagtaccaccgcagctgcttctggtaccctgcctgccagtctccctgtgcctcggGCCTCTAGCACGCCAAGGACGGGCGTGGGTGGTCGCCGCTTGTCGGCTGCGGGGGATGATGAGGCCACCGCGGGCATTGCTGGGTCCCTGCCTGCCAGGTTTTCCGTGTCTCAGGCGTCTAGTACACCGGAGACGTGTGTCTCTACTGTTCTCAGGGGCACATTAGTGCTCgccgtcaggacctttatgccaggaggaggcgcgttagctgaccagctggtcagctgatatCAGGGAGCACGATagcctctcctgattggctgagactGATGGGCGTGTTTGGGGGGTCTCCTCCACTTCTTAAGCCTCCCGGCTTCacttgcaatttgtctgctgtcgtgaatacttcgtgttagcgctcagaccttagtcagttccctagtgtgttagaaccggcaggagctgggaattcacactaagcttAGGATCTGTTTGATAGCTTAATTTGTACtaattgtgtattatctgtgtatgactctggctagctcTGCCCAACCTtactcttagtgattctgtactttagcctatctgatcctgttgccaactaaGCCTGTTTAACAATCTGtttctgtctcctgattctgtacctttgcccatctgatctaactgccaaactctgcctggatACCGTTCTGATTTTGCctttcgattctgtactgtaatctgtctgtctgttgccaaaccgttctgtctgaccactctactctcaccagggagccctcgtctctggtgagaggtgctgTACTACAgtgtccaccagctcctctggtgaggtattgccgaAACTGTCAgtacatactgttgcaccaatcactacacacagTGCAATAAATAGTGTTACTTACTTGTACACTTAGCAACTGTTtcgtatatctgtattattggtgattctgcagatcacaatataatcaggtatatatctgcattataggtgatactgcagatcacctgataatcagaactctgatcttgctagcaccaatcgttacagtcacCTAACCTTACTGTGAGTTTACTGTCGGTCAGTGGCATACCTTTGGAATCtgacacccagtgctgattatttacagacaacacccccgaacaaccaatttttttgatgggagggttgatggGTTGGGGCGCCGAGTGTGTTCTGGGGGATTTAGGGGAAAAAGGAGTCGTCAGGATGAGGATGGAGCTAACTGTTATGTAACTTTGTACTCTATACAAACGAATTTGgctgtgaatagcaaagcccccatacatggtagtgacaccaaaattgctacatatgttaaggagaatagttgggtataagtcaaaaaaagaattttccaaaaagaccttgtagattttgagaaaattgattttaaaaaattaaaaagaaaaagtgagtttaaaaaccatttttttttgcatatttaaaaaagattttctcaaaaactacaatgtctttttgaaaaattattttttgacttgtacccacccaatattctccttaccATATGTAGCAATTTCAGTAGCATTATCATGTATGGgtttttgctattaaccacaaaagtcggcacaaaatttagcaaaaatgtgcaaaaattatgcaaacatGTACGCGTTATTATGAAATATTACATACAATTAATACATACAATTAATTACAATACACACAATtaattatgatgtttactgaaatttcacattatgattacaatgcgtaaatgtgaatttcaatgcaaaattttggcccaccactggACTTGCccaaactataaaaaaaagactccaggtggaagaacacagtggctgagcaccacaacGGCACCTATAGCCATGGCTGCACCTGGTGCTGTGAGAACCTGCAGCCCTGTGGTAGGTATGCCACTGCTGTTGGTGTCAGTGATATCAAACAGACtgtctcctttaaaaaaaaaaatagcagtgtCATGGTCAGACATTTTTTTACACAGATAACCAGATAACCATGGCAGCCATACTAAAGACCATTATTTGAAAATCTAGAAACTATATGTGATTTATGCCTGAACGAATGCCTCtgcgtaaaatacatattttctgCACAACATTTTGCCCTTGAtagccctctgtcatgccactgcaagGGTTTTGGTAAATTATTGTACCAAAATTGTGGCTGTGGAGAGGCCCAAAAGTTTCAGAAGTTcaccctgccattaaagtcagtgGGGCTCTCTGCAAATGATTGGTTTGCAAACTATTGCGGTAATGTTCACGGAAGTATTTGAGGACACAAAATCTTGATGTTTGGATATACCTTTTCCAATGTCCTTACTATTTCAACTGAGAACAAATCAAAAAACGATTTACTTTGCACTTACCCCAAAAGTTCTTGGTCTCCATTTCCGATACATTTGTTTAAGGATTGATGGTGTCCTTTCTTGTCTGTGATCTTCTGAATTAGTAATAACAAAGGGATTTCGTGTAGGAGTACTGGAGTGTACATTGTTAGCATAGGCTGTTTGTGATGTGTTCCTTTGCTCGGCATTATGGTTGCTGCACAACTCCCGCTCAGTAGGAGGATCTACCCATGTGGGCACATTGGAGAAGACGTTAAAGGATTCAGCAGGTTTTGGTCTATGGGGAATACTGGGTGTAAAATGTAACTGGTACCCGGGTAAGTCATCAAGGATTTGGTAAGGTGGTGGAGGGTCATCCTCTTGTTGATTTGAGGGGAAATCAAGAGGGACAGTCCAGAAGGGAAACTCAGAATAAGGAGGAATTGCAGTGGCTATACTACTGTACTGAGGAGGAGGTTCACAGCTCTCATTGTCTATGCCAAGTCCTGTTGTGTGCATACCCTGGGATAGCTGcataagtaaagaagcaaaaacaacaaacaaaagtcattatttaaagttttattgtaACAAGAACAAGCAGTCTTAAATGTAGTTTACCCTGGTGGATGATAATAACATGCCTGTGATTTAACATAGAGGTTAAGACCAAAGAAGAAAATGTAACTGACTCAcatcatgtattattattattattattattattattaataataataatattataaatatacatatttttcagTGAATCATTCCACctaaatatacagtacatgcagaGTTGATCTGGACCACTTGAAGCAACACTAAATAGTCTCCAAATAAGCTAGCCGGAGATGAACCCTTTattaaaacaaacattttatATTAACTACCTAAAAtcaaaacaacaataataatgataataaaaggggaaaaaaaactactCGCTACGTAGCAATAAAGCCAAAGAAACTTTTTTATAAGACAGACACAGGAAGTTCAACATATTCAGCTACTGTCACTGGGCAGAActtccactgctgcccagcaatatTAGGGAGCTTAATTACCACCAGCTGCAACCATCAGCTGGAATATAGACTAACAGGTTAATGACACCGGGCCCATAAGCCATCCCATGTGGTGCCTCTTATTATACATTCTGCTCCCTGtcagtcttaaggggcccatacacttaccgatttttcGGCCGATacacagccgatcactgtgatcCCGTCAatcctgtccgtgcggaagatttcgctcgattgccggcgggtcaggagggcGTCGATTGCGGCATTCGAATGCCTGATGACCGACGCATTACAGCGGCAATactttacctgttccgccggcgcaagtcccctggtcaccgctgctccgtctccgcgctgcctgggctcagagtccggcaggcttcacttcttcctgtcctctactgtttaaacttctcccagcaggaagtaaagtgaagctggaggagcccagaCCAGAGAAGAGACAGAGGGGACCGGGGGACTTgcaccggctggagcaggtaatgtatagctggcgggggggggcggcggcagtggcagctccacagatggtgaattgatttcatgctgaaatcgattcacaatctgtttgcagtaaaggcagccatacgatccctctttgatcagattcaaaTGCTGCACAtcagtagcgttcctacctaagggcgcaggggggcgtggcgcaccgggtgccagacagccaggggggtgtcgccacgaccccctacacctgactaaggaggggaagagcagcgctaggaggaggggtgacagcagggatagcggcggggaggggggaaatatccccctccctccctcacctgggtccccctccttctgcctctcttctccccccaaaaatgtgggcagcgggccgggggcagtgggcagcgagcaggctggcgcggagaatactcacgttacttccgcgtatcagcctggaacgctgcgtcgccatcacgtgcctcttctgcgcctccaatcaggGGGCCACTATatcagagttgggccgaacctccgattttaggttcgcgaacttccgtggaacgttcggttcgcggaaaagttcgcgaaccgcaatagacttcaatggggaggcgaactttggaaaaaaaattctgctggccacaaaagtgatggaaaagatgtttcaaggggtctaacacctggagggggcatggcgcagtgggatacacgccaaaagtccccgggaaaaatctggatttggcgcaaagcagcgttttaagggcagaaatcacattgaatgctaaatgacaggcctaaagtgctttaaaacatcttgcatgggtatacatcaatcaggtagtgtaattaaggtactgcttcacactgacacaccaaactcaccgtgtaacgcaccgcaaacagctgtttgtgtagtgacggccgtgctggactggtgcgcaccatggcgagagtgcaggttttggtggctttacagcccatatggtcacctggctgatgtagctgaatgacagaacagtgactgtccagctgatcaaatttggtctgaccacaatgaagcaacgaccttattatcttttgtgtgccccccgagacactcatctaggcgccggtcattgcttcattgtgatacgcaagccccttcaccacggcaaggtaatgatcacgaaggggaatgggcgcatgtacatgccttttcttttgttgttgcagctgcccgcagtgcagccagaaaaattaggcagtcatgtacacgcaccagaaaaattattacagcggccgctgctagcagcggcctaaaaaattcagcaatccgcctcgagtcccggaccctgttggtggtggcggagaaggtagtcaagcggcctgcaggcagacatgctgtgtggagggactgggagcgacttagtcttcttgaggcaggccaggcagccagtcacacggcgtgcaggcagagatgctgtgtgtgcggggactgacttagtcttggggcgggcagcagccctccgggatccatgcctcattcattttgataaaggtgaggtacttaacacttttgtgacttaggcgacttctcttctcagtgacaatgcctccagctgcgctgaaggtcctttctgacaggacgcttgcggcagggcaggagagaagttggatggcaaattgggacagctctggccacaggtcaagcctgcgcacccagtagttcaagggttcctcatcactgttcacagcagtgtctacatccacacttaaggccaggtagtcggctacctgccgttccaggcgttggtggagggtggatccggaagggctacggcgaggcgttggactaaagaacgtccgcatgtccgacatcaccatgagatcgctggagcgtcctgtctttgactgcgtggacacgggaggaggattagtggcagtggtaccttgctggcgttgtgctgtcacatcacccttaaaggcattgtaaagcatagttgacagctggttctgcatgtgctgcatcctttctaccttcaggtgagttggtaacaggtccgccactttgtgcctgtaccgagggtctagtagtgtggccacccagtacagctcattctccttgaggttttttatacgggggtccctcaacaggcaggacagcataaaagatgacatctgcacaaagtcggatccagtaccctccatctcctcttgctcttcctcagtgacgtcacgtaagtcaacctcctccccccagccgcgaacaataccacgggaaggttgatcagcacaagccccctgcgacgcctgctgcggttgttctcctgccgccgtcccctcctcctcctcctcccccaaagaaacaccttgctcatcatcctctgagtctgactcgtcttctgcacacgacttctcttcttcctcctcctcccccctctgtgctgccgcaggtgttgaggaaacagctgggtctgatgaaaattggtcccatgtctgttcctgctgtaacggttcctggtcacgctcattcgcagcttcatccgccactctacgcacagcacgctccaagaagtaagcgtagggaattaagtcgctgatggtgccctcactgcggctcaccaggttggtcacctcctcaaacggccgcatgagcctgcatgcattttttatcagtgtccagttgtcaggccagaacatccccatcttcccagactgtttcattctactgtagttgtagaggtactgggtgacggctttcttctgttctagcaggcgggagaacatgagcagggtcgaattccagcgagtcgggctatcgcaaatcaggcgtctcaccggcatgttgtttttccgctgaatttccacaaagcgtgccatggctgtgtaagaccgcctcaaatgcccacagaacttcctggcctgcttcaggacatccgctaagccagggtactttgccacaaatctttgaacaactagattcatgacatgtgccatgcagggtatgtgtgtcagcttccccatatgcaaagcggcaagcagattgctgctgttgtcgcacaccacgttgcctatctccaggtggtgcggggtcagccactcatccacctgtttcttaagagcagccaggagagctgctccagtgtgactctccgctttgagtcaagacatgtctaagatggcgtgacaccgtcgtacctggcatgcagcataggccctgcggagctggggctgtgtagctggagaggagaactgccactcagccaaggaggaggaggacagcgaagagcatgtagcaggaggagaggaggtggcaggaggcctgcctgcaagccgtggaggtgtcacaatttggtccgctgcgccctgcttgccatcgttcaccaccaggttgacccaatgggctgtgtacgtaatgtagcggccctgcccgtgcttggcagaccaggcatccgtggtcaggtggacccttgacccaacgctcttcgcaagagatgacactacttgcctctcaacttcacggtgcagttgaggtatggcctttctcgaaaaataagtgcagcctggcatcttccactgcggtgttccgatggccacaaatttacggaaggcctcagagtccaccagccggtatggtaacagctggcgagctaacagttccgccacgccagctgtcagacgccgggcaagggggtgactggccgaaattggcttcttccgctcaaacatttccttcacggacacctgactgctgctgtgggcagagtatcaggaagcgctcaagggcagaggcggagtggaggagggtgcctgtgaaggtgcaagggagaaagcggcagaagcagatgatgcacctgaaggaggaagaggagaaggagggtgacttttcttttgtgtgctgctgctgcttttgctcaggtggccatcccattgctgtttgtgccttttctccaggtgccttcataaggcacttgtccctacgtgagtgttggcctttccacggctcaatttttgttggcagagcgaacagatggctttggtccgatctgaggcacacacattaaaaattttccacaccgctgagccaccctgggatgtgggcactatggggacctcagcagctgatgctgaagggcaagttggctggctgtacataggtggcgatacatggtgccggacactgccaccagctgtttctgacgaagagctgccccagcttctttcagcaacttctctcctcctactactctctgactccccctctgaactgtccccctcttcatctcctctattgggaacatacagaggatccctatcatcgtcatcatcgtaatcatccttcccagcttcgcttgcctcagaaaaatccaaacatgcaccatcagtaggtcctttatcctccttacacgttacatccatagtgttgccgcgtaactcagacatatgagctggtgaaaattcatctggctgtaatggctgtgcatcagtgatttcaacactaaataattcttgcgaagtgtcaaatgcagcggaagtggtgctagtagtagcgctggtggctgagcaagatgaggtgttctgtgtcgctaaatactcaaccacgtcctgacaatcttgggaggtgatgggacgtgccttcttccgagcactgtactgtgggccaggtccacacgaaattacatttacacgacctcgcgcagacctgccgggtggccttcctctggctctggcactacctcttcctctacctgttttgtccatatcgggtatgcacggagtggtatatcacactgcgtgcactcacgtaggtagttgggttcacttaactgcacaggtatgcgcactgatgcggtgggttcactgaacagaacaggtatacagtggcgggttcactgaacacaacaggtatgcagtggcgggttcactgaacaggtatacagtggcgggttcactgaacagaacaggtatacagtggcgggttcactgaacacaacaggtatgcagtggcgggttcactgaacagaacaggtatacagtggcgggttcactgaacagtacaggtatacagtggcgggttcactgaacacaacaggtatgcagtggcgggttcactgaacagaacaggtatgcagtggcgggttcactgaacacaacaggtatgcagtggcgggttcactgaacaggtatacagtggcgggttcactgaacagaacaggtatacagtgacgggtccactgaacagaacaggtatgcagtggcgggttcaaagaacaggtatgcagtggcaggttcactgaacacaacaggtatgcagtggcgggttcactgaacaggtatacagtggcgggttcactgaacagaacaggtatacagtggcgggttcactgaacacaacaggtatgcagtggcgggttcactgaacagaacaggtatacagtggcgggttcactgaacagtacaggtatacagtggcgggttcactgaacacaacaggtatgcagtggcgggttcactgaacaggtatacagtggcgggttcactgaacagaacaggtatacagtggcgggtccactgaacagaacaggtatgcagtggcgggttcacagaacaggtatgcagtggcaggttcactgaacacaacaggtatgcagtggcgggttcactgaacaggtatacagtggcgggttcactgaacagaacaggtatacagtggcaggttcactgaacacaacaggtatgcagtggcgggttcactgaacagaacaggtatacagtggcgggttcactgaacagtacaggtatacagtggtgagttcactgaacacaacaggtatgcagtggcgggttcactgaacagaacaggtatacagtggcgggttcactgaacacaacaggtatgcagtggcgggttcactgaacaggtatacagtggcgggctcactgaacagaacaggtatgcagtggtgggtccactgagcagaacaggtatgcagtggcgggttcacagaacaggtatgcagtggcaggttcactgaacacaacaggtatgcagtggcgggttcactgaacaggtatacagtggcgggtccactgaacagaacaggtatgcagtggcaggttcactgaacacaacaggtatgcagtggcgggttcactgaacaggtatacagtggcgggtccactgaacagaacaggtatgcagtggcgggttcactaaacacaacaggtatgcagtggtgggttcactgaacaggtatgcagtggtgggttcacagaacaggtatgcagtggtgggttcacagaacaggtatgcagtggcaggttcactgaacaggtatgcagtggtgggttcactgaacaggtatgcagtggtgggttcactgatcaggtatgcagtggtgggttcacagaacaggtatgcagtggtgggttcacagaacaggtatgcagtggcaggttcactgaacaggtatgcagtggtgggttcactgaacaggtatgcagtggtgggttcaatgaacaggtatgcagtgttgggttcacagtacaggtatgcagtggtgggttcacagaacaggtatgcagccaggaacaagctaagcctaactaatctttccctatgagagacagtctgcagcagctcgccctactctcactaatgcaggcacacgagtgaccgtaatggccgccgctgcctgccttatataaggggggtggggctccaggggctagtgtagcctaattggctacactgggcctgctgactgtgatgtagagggtcaaagttgaccctccatggtgcattatggggcgaaccgaacttccgcaaacgttcgcctgcgggacgcgaacgcgaaccacggaagttcgcatggaaccgttcgcaggcgaaccgttcggcccaactctacactatactagctatactgagggccactatactgggggcagctaaacggggggccactatactagctacactggggcatctatgggggccactatattacctatactggggggggcaccataccagctacaatggaggcaactatactatctaaactgtgggccactatactagctatactggggcaactatgggggccactatactagctatactggagggcggctgtacgggggccactatactagctacactgggggcagcagcactacctacattggggacagcagctatgctgcctatcctgggggcaactatactagctatattggggcaactataccagcttcactgggggcaactagctacctatactgggggcaactgctagctacctatactggggcagtggcggcaccggggggggggggggttctgggtgctgaagcaccccttaaaattctccaagcaccccccagcgtgaactgactttcggcatctaatagatgccgtatcagttcaccgcagcggcagagcagggctatagtaaaatgtccgaagccctgctctggagactttgggagttgctggctgcagaggatcgtgggagctgcgcac
This window encodes:
- the LOC137536214 gene encoding uncharacterized protein, which encodes MHTTGLGIDNESCEPPPQYSSIATAIPPYSEFPFWTVPLDFPSNQQEDDPPPPYQILDDLPGYQLHFTPSIPHRPKPAESFNVFSNVPTWVDPPTERELCSNHNAEQRNTSQTAYANNVHSSTPTRNPFVITNSEDHRQERTPSILKQMYRKWRPRTFGISLMLITLVQFGMGIALIVNVPIDGSRTITSGITFWASLFHLFTGVWSFPAHSKPTYCKVKTAVFLNAVSVIFSCVGVALNVLDVKQPCSLTSLCDLTFGSPYSLYYIHIALNTLTMITALSAVCGGCRALISSFGR